The Allorhodopirellula heiligendammensis genome includes a window with the following:
- a CDS encoding ArnT family glycosyltransferase: protein MHDEFGHFFAGLAYWKYGDVQLFNVNPPLIRGLGTFPASRSSLLNDLDRTDWEPPDRPEFLAGRRLFLQHPNDFQSTLFQGRLLVSVFALVGTVVCYLWGRDLSNRIGGLCAAILWAFQPQVLSHGSLITNDVPVAVMMVASAYLFTKWIQSRTIIHAAGLAVAFGIALICKFTALLLVPLFAMWILITTRTNQWKATLYQSSVCLAICWLIVCLPYRFAGVLQPLGEHGFFSDTLSPEGEPVPSLTGNRFRGTLLANLPTLVPAQYLLGLDRQQYDFDRGLSSYAWGSNHSRSWWWFYLYSMMVKLPVGTWLAIGVGLVATVRRFQHFDQSIALATTSAMLILFVISVKSGIGQQVRYVIPAYPFLFVSVANAFSDRETISRRTHAISNLMRGLAIFGCLLSVSASVRVAPDWMPFFNQAVGGSSQGFRYLYNDATDWEQSRYDMEDWLHQHPGDRPAFLVTDTLARDEWARSDTTASVQMTSVLPAIPDGDCWLIVSQTSLSLRSDEKWLWHQTPVDSIHGAYLVYKVSGQQCRENLNAILEIRRVPEEDSPQ from the coding sequence GTGCATGACGAATTCGGCCACTTCTTTGCTGGCCTCGCCTATTGGAAATACGGCGATGTTCAGCTATTCAATGTCAACCCACCGCTGATTCGCGGGCTGGGCACTTTTCCAGCGTCACGCTCGTCCTTGCTGAACGATTTGGATCGAACAGACTGGGAGCCTCCCGATCGTCCTGAATTTCTTGCTGGTCGCCGTTTGTTCTTGCAACATCCAAACGACTTTCAATCGACTCTTTTTCAAGGCCGATTGCTGGTCAGTGTTTTCGCACTCGTCGGGACGGTAGTTTGTTATCTGTGGGGCCGGGACCTCAGCAACCGCATCGGAGGTCTATGCGCCGCAATCTTGTGGGCCTTTCAGCCTCAGGTTCTGAGCCATGGATCTTTGATCACAAACGATGTTCCCGTCGCCGTGATGATGGTCGCATCAGCCTATTTATTCACCAAATGGATTCAGAGCCGGACAATCATCCATGCTGCTGGCTTGGCAGTGGCCTTTGGAATCGCATTGATTTGCAAGTTCACTGCGTTATTGTTGGTACCGCTCTTCGCAATGTGGATTCTGATCACCACTCGTACCAATCAATGGAAAGCGACGCTCTACCAGTCCAGCGTGTGCCTCGCGATCTGCTGGCTGATTGTTTGTCTTCCCTATCGATTCGCTGGCGTCTTGCAACCGCTCGGAGAGCATGGGTTTTTTTCGGACACACTTAGCCCGGAAGGCGAACCGGTTCCGTCGTTGACGGGCAATCGGTTCCGCGGAACTCTCTTGGCGAATTTGCCGACACTGGTTCCTGCCCAGTACCTTCTGGGGCTTGACCGCCAACAATATGACTTTGATCGCGGTCTTTCGTCCTATGCTTGGGGCAGCAATCATTCGCGAAGTTGGTGGTGGTTTTACCTCTATTCGATGATGGTCAAGCTCCCTGTGGGGACATGGTTGGCGATTGGCGTGGGACTGGTTGCCACAGTTCGCCGATTTCAACATTTCGACCAATCGATCGCGCTCGCGACAACCTCAGCCATGTTGATCCTGTTCGTCATTTCGGTGAAATCCGGGATTGGACAACAGGTTCGCTATGTCATCCCGGCCTACCCGTTTCTGTTTGTCTCGGTCGCCAATGCGTTCTCAGATCGCGAGACGATATCGCGGCGAACGCATGCGATTTCAAACCTGATGCGTGGTTTGGCAATCTTCGGCTGCTTGTTGTCTGTGTCAGCCTCAGTGCGCGTGGCACCGGACTGGATGCCATTTTTCAACCAAGCTGTGGGTGGATCGTCGCAAGGCTTCCGCTATCTCTACAACGATGCCACCGACTGGGAGCAGTCACGCTACGATATGGAGGATTGGTTGCACCAGCATCCTGGTGACAGGCCGGCATTTTTGGTGACCGATACCCTGGCACGCGATGAATGGGCGCGCTCGGACACGACAGCCTCCGTGCAGATGACTTCTGTTTTGCCAGCGATACCTGATGGCGACTGCTGGCTGATTGTCAGCCAAACATCGCTGAGCCTGAGGAGTGATGAGAAATGGCTGTGGCATCAAACCCCCGTCGATTCGATTCACGGCGCCTATTTGGTTTACAAAGTCAGCGGGCAGCAGTGCCGAGAGAACCTAAATGCCATCCTGGAAATTCGGCGTGTTCCAGAAGAAGATTCACCACAGTGA